The Microbacterium amylolyticum genome includes the window CGGCGCCGTCGTTGGCGCCCTCCTCATCGCGACGCTGGACAAGACCGTCGTCTTCCTCGGCATTCCGTCGTCGGCGACGCCCGCTTTCAAGGCCGCGATCATCATCATCATTTGTCTGGCGCAGTCGACGCGCGTCCGTGAGTACTTCGCGGCCCGACGACGACCCGTCCCGACGCGTGCGAAGGAGCGTGCCGCATGATGTCCCTCACGCGGAAAGACAACAAGGCTGCTCTCGCGGAACACGCAGAAGAGACCGAGAAGAAGGCGTGGTCGGCAGGACGCCTGCTTCAGCTGAACCCCTCGGCGCTTCCCACCGCAGCGGCGCTCGTGATTTTCGTCGGAATGATCGTCTTCGGCGAGATTCAGTACGGCGGCATCGTGCAGATGAACACGATCTCCAACCTGTTCATCAACAACGCCCACCTCATTCTGATCGCCGTCGGCCTGACATACGTGATCATCACCGGCGGTATCGACCTGTCCGTCGGCGCGGTAATTGCGTTCTCCTCCGTTGCCGGTGTGATGCTGGCGAACACGGGCTGGAATGCCTGGGTCGTCGTTGTGCTGATGATCGCGATCGGTGCGGGATTCGGTCTCCTCTCGGGCTCGCTCGTGGAGATCTTCAAGGTGCAGCCGTTCATTGCAACGCTCGCCACGATGTTCCTCGCTCGCGGTCTGGCATCGATGCTGTCGACAACACCCGAACGACTGGACGATGATTCGCCCATCCGCATTCTGGCGAAGCCGATTCGGTTGATCGACGGTCCCGGTGTCAACGACCTCGTCATCACTCCCGGCGTCA containing:
- a CDS encoding ABC transporter permease subunit; this encodes MMSLTRKDNKAALAEHAEETEKKAWSAGRLLQLNPSALPTAAALVIFVGMIVFGEIQYGGIVQMNTISNLFINNAHLILIAVGLTYVIITGGIDLSVGAVIAFSSVAGVMLANTGWNAWVVVVLMIAIGAGFGLLSGSLVEIFKVQPFIATLATMFLARGLASMLSTTPERLDDDSPIRILAKPIRLIDGPGVNDLVITPGVIIALLAVAVSFVILHRTRMGRTVYAIGGNENSAALMGLPVARTRLLVYVISGALSGLAAVIYTARLGIGQNITGVGWELDAIAAVVIGGTLLTGGAGFVLGSVIGALVLGMMSVLITRDGGIRPEFTTIITGGILLVFVLLQRAVTARRRKQS